In Bacillus sp. KH172YL63, one genomic interval encodes:
- a CDS encoding response regulator transcription factor produces MEKVKVMIVDDHEMVRLGMKTYLLTEERIEFLGEASSGNEAAKLAKLYMPDVILMDLLMENGNGIEATEKVLSFHPHCKIIILTSYYDDEKVFPAIEAGAHSYLLKTASAEEVTEAVYKAVKGEAVIASKVADKMLNRFRPQKKMPHEELTSREMDVLKCLGEGMTNQQISEMLFIGIKTVKTHVSNILSKLGVDDRTQAAVYANRNGILHGEEKKG; encoded by the coding sequence ATGGAAAAAGTTAAGGTGATGATCGTGGATGATCATGAGATGGTCAGGTTGGGAATGAAGACCTATCTACTGACAGAGGAAAGGATTGAATTCCTCGGTGAAGCGAGCAGTGGAAATGAGGCGGCAAAGCTCGCGAAACTGTATATGCCTGATGTCATTTTGATGGACTTGTTGATGGAAAACGGTAACGGGATCGAGGCGACGGAGAAGGTCCTGAGCTTCCATCCCCACTGTAAAATCATCATTCTGACGAGCTATTATGATGATGAAAAGGTGTTCCCTGCCATTGAGGCTGGTGCCCATAGTTATTTATTGAAAACGGCAAGTGCAGAAGAAGTGACGGAGGCCGTTTATAAAGCGGTGAAAGGGGAAGCGGTCATTGCGTCGAAGGTTGCAGATAAAATGCTGAACCGCTTCCGTCCTCAGAAAAAGATGCCCCATGAAGAGCTGACATCAAGGGAAATGGATGTTCTGAAATGTCTGGGTGAAGGGATGACGAATCAGCAGATTTCCGAGATGCTGTTTATCGGGATCAAGACAGTCAAAACGCATGTCAGCAACATCCTGAGTAAACTTGGTGTCGATGACCGCACTCAGGCAGCGGTTTATGCGAATCGGAATGGTATTTTGCACGGGGAAGAAAAGAAAGGATAA
- a CDS encoding cysteine hydrolase family protein, producing the protein MSQTCLLLIDFQKAFSDPSWGKRNNPDMEKNAYHLLKRWREREWPLVHVQHSSIDMESLLHSSSAGFDFIDEFQPLRGEKQIIKHVNSAFIDTDLDLFLKKEKFTSLVTMGFTTNHCVSATVRMAADLGYDVTVAHDAAACFETYSYDGSLFSAEIVHNLSLANLHRQYATISTTEHLISSVLKSGKPVTF; encoded by the coding sequence ATGAGTCAAACCTGTCTGCTTCTGATTGACTTTCAAAAAGCCTTTAGTGATCCTTCATGGGGAAAACGAAACAATCCGGATATGGAAAAGAACGCCTATCATCTTTTAAAAAGATGGAGAGAAAGAGAATGGCCGCTTGTTCATGTTCAGCACTCTTCAATTGATATGGAATCACTGCTTCATTCAAGCTCTGCCGGTTTCGACTTTATTGACGAATTTCAGCCTTTACGGGGGGAAAAACAAATCATTAAGCACGTGAACAGCGCATTTATCGATACCGATCTGGATTTATTCTTAAAAAAGGAAAAATTCACATCCCTTGTCACGATGGGTTTCACCACAAACCACTGTGTCTCTGCCACCGTCCGCATGGCCGCAGACCTGGGATACGATGTGACGGTCGCACATGATGCCGCCGCCTGCTTTGAAACCTACTCATATGATGGTTCATTGTTTTCAGCAGAAATTGTCCATAACCTCTCACTGGCCAATCTCCACCGGCAGTATGCCACCATCTCTACAACCGAACATCTGATATCATCTGTTTTGAAATCCGGCAAACCGGTCACTTTTTAA
- a CDS encoding antibiotic biosynthesis monooxygenase family protein, which translates to MKLFMTTGTHDFLQKIQNENKDEKMILMQGEDALLVHETNGESVFESPRRYEIVDQSGELENKGYAVFNNIPVSDEGRPLFEYRFKNRAGLIEEVPGFTAIRVLRPLDSDTYVIMTLWEDEKSFHGWQESKQYEKAHAKRGTEEGIDQKKDIFPRASYVTKFHVSSQS; encoded by the coding sequence ATGAAGCTTTTTATGACGACGGGAACCCATGACTTCCTGCAGAAAATCCAGAATGAAAACAAGGATGAGAAGATGATATTGATGCAGGGAGAGGATGCACTGCTTGTACACGAGACGAACGGTGAAAGCGTATTTGAATCCCCCAGACGCTATGAAATCGTCGATCAGTCCGGTGAGCTTGAAAATAAAGGATATGCCGTATTCAACAACATCCCAGTTTCAGACGAGGGCCGCCCCCTGTTTGAATACCGATTCAAAAATCGTGCAGGATTAATCGAAGAAGTGCCGGGCTTTACAGCCATCCGTGTACTCCGTCCTCTCGACAGTGATACATATGTGATTATGACACTTTGGGAAGATGAAAAAAGCTTCCACGGTTGGCAGGAGTCGAAGCAATATGAGAAAGCACATGCAAAACGTGGGACAGAGGAAGGGATCGATCAGAAGAAGGATATCTTCCCCCGCGCTTCCTACGTAACGAAATTTCACGTATCATCACAATCTTAA
- the hemE gene encoding uroporphyrinogen decarboxylase — translation MKQMNDTFLRAAMGEKTDYTPVWYMRQAGRSQPEYRKIKEKYSLFEITHQPELCAYVTRLPVEQYDVDAAILYKDIMSPLPSIGVDVEIKSGIGPVIDNPIRTTADVEKLGEINPEQDVPYVLDTIKLLTQEQLSVPLIGFAGAPFTMASYMIEGGPSKNYNKTKAFMYAEPQAWFALMDKLAAMTITYGKAQIKAGASAFQIFDSWVGALNVQDYRTFIKPVMEKIFNELKEENVPLIMFGVGASHLANEWHDLPIDVVGLDWRLPITEARDRGISKTVMGNLDPAILLAPWNVIEEKAKEILDQGMELPGHIFNLGHGVFPQVNPDTLKRLAAFVHEYSAR, via the coding sequence ATGAAACAGATGAATGATACGTTTTTACGAGCGGCAATGGGGGAAAAAACGGACTATACGCCAGTATGGTATATGAGACAAGCCGGTCGTTCCCAGCCTGAATATCGAAAAATTAAGGAGAAGTATTCTCTTTTTGAAATCACGCATCAGCCGGAGCTTTGTGCATATGTGACGAGGCTGCCTGTCGAGCAATATGATGTGGATGCAGCGATCCTTTATAAAGATATCATGTCACCGCTTCCATCTATCGGTGTGGATGTTGAGATCAAATCAGGGATCGGCCCTGTCATCGATAATCCCATTCGTACGACTGCGGATGTGGAGAAGCTTGGGGAAATCAATCCAGAGCAGGATGTCCCTTATGTTCTTGATACGATTAAATTATTGACGCAGGAACAATTATCGGTTCCGTTAATCGGATTTGCCGGTGCCCCGTTCACGATGGCGAGCTATATGATCGAAGGCGGACCTTCCAAAAACTACAACAAAACGAAAGCTTTCATGTATGCAGAACCACAAGCCTGGTTTGCACTGATGGATAAATTGGCTGCAATGACGATTACATATGGGAAAGCACAGATTAAGGCAGGTGCCTCGGCTTTCCAAATTTTCGATTCTTGGGTCGGCGCGCTTAATGTGCAGGATTACCGCACGTTCATCAAGCCGGTTATGGAAAAGATCTTCAATGAATTGAAGGAAGAGAACGTTCCATTGATCATGTTTGGCGTAGGGGCAAGTCACCTGGCAAATGAGTGGCATGACCTGCCCATCGATGTCGTTGGCCTGGATTGGCGTCTGCCGATTACAGAGGCACGTGACAGAGGCATTTCGAAAACGGTTATGGGCAACCTGGATCCTGCCATCCTGTTAGCTCCTTGGAACGTGATTGAAGAGAAAGCAAAAGAGATCCTGGATCAGGGCATGGAGCTTCCAGGACATATTTTCAACCTTGGTCACGGGGTATTCCCGCAGGTCAATCCGGATACGTTAAAGCGTTTGGCAGCATTCGTTCATGAATACAGTGCAAGATAG
- the hemH gene encoding ferrochelatase has product MSKKKMGLLVMAYGTPYKEEDLERYYTHIRHGRAPSSELLEDLRERYEAIGGISPLAGITLDQAKSLEEHLNSIQDEIEFHMYLGLKHIEPFVEDAVEKMHEDGIEEAVSIVLAPHFSTFSVKSYNGRAKEKAAQLGGPVITSVESWYDEPKFIQYWVDRVKETYAGMSEDERSKAVLIVSAHSLPERILQSGDPYPSQLEETAKMIAEGAGVTEYAVGWQSEGNTPDPWLGPDVQDLTRELHKEKGFTTFVYTPVGFVSDHLEVLYDNDYECKVVTDEIGASYYRPEMPNAKPEFIDAMADVVLKHLK; this is encoded by the coding sequence ATGTCAAAGAAGAAAATGGGCCTGTTGGTGATGGCTTACGGGACTCCTTATAAAGAAGAAGATCTGGAACGGTACTACACACATATCCGTCACGGAAGAGCGCCATCAAGTGAACTGCTTGAAGATCTCCGGGAACGTTACGAAGCGATCGGAGGGATCTCTCCACTCGCTGGCATCACCCTGGATCAGGCGAAGAGCCTGGAAGAACATTTAAATTCCATTCAAGACGAAATCGAATTTCACATGTACCTGGGCTTGAAGCATATCGAACCGTTTGTTGAAGACGCAGTGGAAAAAATGCATGAAGACGGCATTGAAGAAGCAGTATCGATCGTACTTGCTCCTCACTTTTCAACATTCAGCGTGAAGTCATACAATGGACGTGCGAAAGAAAAGGCAGCACAACTGGGTGGACCTGTGATCACGTCAGTTGAGAGCTGGTATGATGAACCGAAATTCATTCAATATTGGGTGGACCGTGTGAAAGAAACGTATGCAGGAATGTCTGAGGACGAACGCAGCAAAGCTGTCCTGATTGTATCTGCACACAGTTTACCTGAGCGGATTCTTCAATCGGGTGACCCTTACCCGTCTCAATTGGAGGAAACGGCCAAGATGATTGCTGAAGGGGCAGGCGTGACTGAGTATGCAGTCGGCTGGCAAAGTGAAGGGAATACCCCAGATCCATGGCTAGGTCCTGACGTACAGGATCTTACAAGGGAACTGCACAAAGAAAAAGGATTTACAACTTTTGTTTATACACCGGTAGGATTTGTGTCAGACCATCTAGAAGTATTATATGACAATGACTATGAGTGCAAAGTGGTGACAGATGAGATCGGCGCTTCGTACTATCGTCCAGAAATGCCAAATGCCAAGCCTGAATTCATCGATGCCATGGCGGATGTCGTGTTAAAACACTTAAAATAA
- the hemY gene encoding protoporphyrinogen oxidase, whose amino-acid sequence MKQQTKKVVIIGGGITGLTTAYYLQQEMKEKGLPIEIKLVEATHRLGGKVQTLEKDGFVIEKGPDSCLATKTEVSRLAQSLGIESTMIRNQKGVSYVIAGGELYPIPGGSIVGIPTQIAPFITTSLFSLTGKMRAAADFVLPRSQENEDQSLGKFFRRRMGDEVVDHLIEPLLTGIFAGDIDQLSLMSTFPQLYELEQKHRSLIAGIKKTGQGADPHGEGNFLTFTGGLQSLIDAMEERLDPHTVYKGMKVTSIEKEDSAGYTITFTSGEQLEADSVIVTTPHHVLQSVLPSYSFLSFLKDMPATSVATVAMGFSQQAIKKDIAGTEFLVSRNSDFSLTAGTWTHKKWPHTAPEGKALLRCYVGKSGDETIVDLSDDSIEQIVLEDLGKIMDIEGKPEFTIVSRYKNSMPQYTVGHGERIRDMYDEVESTLPGLFIAGSSYDGLSIPDCIAQGEKTVEKIVEYVR is encoded by the coding sequence TTGAAACAACAAACAAAGAAAGTTGTGATCATTGGTGGGGGGATCACAGGATTGACGACGGCTTATTATTTACAGCAGGAAATGAAAGAAAAAGGTCTTCCCATCGAAATCAAACTTGTTGAAGCGACCCATCGACTCGGGGGCAAAGTCCAAACCTTGGAAAAGGATGGCTTTGTAATCGAAAAGGGTCCCGATTCCTGTCTTGCAACGAAAACAGAGGTATCGCGCTTAGCCCAAAGCCTGGGCATAGAAAGTACAATGATCCGAAACCAAAAAGGTGTTTCCTACGTCATCGCAGGCGGAGAGCTCTATCCTATACCAGGGGGATCGATCGTCGGCATCCCTACACAAATCGCTCCCTTCATTACAACAAGCTTATTTTCATTAACGGGGAAAATGAGGGCAGCAGCGGATTTTGTCCTGCCCCGTTCACAGGAAAACGAAGATCAGTCACTTGGGAAATTCTTTAGACGAAGAATGGGTGATGAAGTCGTCGATCATTTGATTGAGCCTCTCTTAACAGGCATTTTTGCCGGGGATATCGATCAATTAAGCTTAATGTCTACCTTCCCGCAGCTCTATGAATTAGAACAAAAACACCGAAGCCTGATTGCGGGGATCAAGAAGACCGGTCAGGGTGCCGACCCGCATGGAGAAGGGAACTTCCTTACCTTCACCGGCGGCCTTCAATCATTGATAGATGCAATGGAAGAAAGATTGGATCCACATACGGTATATAAAGGCATGAAAGTGACCTCCATTGAAAAAGAAGACAGTGCTGGTTATACGATAACCTTTACGAGTGGGGAACAGCTGGAGGCGGACAGTGTCATCGTCACCACCCCTCATCACGTATTGCAATCTGTATTACCTTCCTATTCTTTTTTATCATTTTTAAAAGACATGCCGGCAACGTCTGTCGCGACTGTTGCAATGGGCTTTTCACAGCAGGCCATCAAAAAGGACATCGCCGGGACAGAATTCCTCGTATCCCGGAACAGCGACTTCTCCTTGACCGCCGGGACATGGACACATAAGAAGTGGCCGCATACCGCACCTGAAGGAAAAGCACTGTTAAGATGCTATGTTGGCAAATCAGGTGATGAAACCATCGTTGACCTGTCCGATGATTCCATCGAGCAAATCGTCCTTGAGGACCTTGGGAAGATCATGGATATCGAAGGGAAACCGGAATTTACAATCGTTTCCCGGTATAAAAATTCCATGCCTCAATATACGGTTGGACACGGTGAACGCATACGTGACATGTATGATGAAGTGGAATCGACGCTGCCTGGATTGTTCATTGCAGGAAGTTCCTACGACGGACTCAGTATCCCCGACTGCATTGCCCAGGGGGAAAAGACCGTTGAGAAGATTGTGGAATATGTAAGATAA